The Carassius auratus strain Wakin chromosome 7, ASM336829v1, whole genome shotgun sequence genome contains the following window.
TCATCACTGTGATAATCTGTTAAAGGCTAATTAATTTTAATGGAAGGAAATTTACTTTGGATGGATATAGTCCCATGTTACTtagaaatatgaattatattgtaCTTGTACgagcataaataataaaataaaggcacAGTTGTGACGGCCTGTGCTGTTGACTCACCGCATCCGGCTGCGCTCTGCCCAAGTGCCATGTGATGGCCATCTGCACACAGGACTGGCTGATATCAGGGAGGGTGTCCATGATCATGCCCATGGTGACAGCATCCTTGTCTTTTGGTGGAGGGTGCCGCATGGTGCAGGGTGTGTTGGGAACCCATGCACACCAATCAAACTACAGTACAGAGAGGGAGACCAAATTGATAATGCCTTGTAAACTGATTTTTAGGTAACACACTTCATGTCTGGTAACCTGCATTCAGTATAGtgagaaataatttaaatttgatcAAATGTGATGTGTTAGTTACCTGTCCATTGTTGGTGGCTGCATGTTGTGCTGTGCTGGTAAAGATCGCCACGCTTAACAGTGTGATGAGTTCTTCTTTTGTCTTCAGCTCACTGGCTAGGCCTGACATGCAAGAAACGTGAATAGTTACTTGTAAGATTAAATTTCAAGTGCCATTTATTTTGCTTATTctcattctttttctctctctctgtattcaGTTCCTTCACACAAAAGCACAAGGCAAACAGCTCATGTAGTTCATTGTGATGAGACATGTTTCTTCCCCTAGTGACCACAAGGGGTCACTGTATTATAAGTCTTTATGTGCTTTATTACTTCTTTTCCTGTTTAATTTAGACCAAATGGTTCATCTGACATGCAGCATGTGTATCTATCCCACTGATGTCTTTTgaccatttttaaaatgcaatatcgGTGACATGTATTTGTGTATTGTATTGGATGATTTTTATTAGCGTCCAAAATGTTAGGGTTGGCAAGATTGATACAattatttttggaaaaaagtccCCGGTGTTCACCAAAATAGTCTCTTGTGGAAACCaagatacatttttcaggattctttataATAAAACGTAAAAACTACACCattcatttgaaacagaaatcattgtaacattataaatgtctttactgtctttttttGCTCGATTTAGTgcatccttcaaaataaaagtattaatttcttttaaaaacaaggTACTGACAACAACCTTTCAAACTGTAGAGTATATGTTAAGcctaaaaaaaatacacttcCCAGGGTTCTTGATCCACTACAGGACATTTATGGGTCCTGTGATGCAGTCATGTAGGCCATTCATTTCTTACCAAAATGAGGCACATCCACAAAGCCCTCCACAGCCACATCATGAATCCACGCCTGAAGTTCTGAGTCCTGTTCAACTTCACTATCACTCTTGTAGTACAGGGAAACTATTCCTGAAACaaaactgagagagaaagagaaagagaaaaatagtGTTTAAGGAAATAGGCCTGATGTGAGTTTTCACATGCAAATGTCAAAAAGAATTATATCTATTGCACATCTACAAGCATAAGAATTAAATCTGAATAAAGAAGtcctatttaaatacattacttTTGAATTACATTCCACAGCATCATGGAATGATCCCTGTAGAAATAGTCTCTCAGTTTAGTAACTCCTCTGTCCAAGAAGTCCAGTTTGGGCTGGAGCGAGCGATAGGTTAATACTTTATATTCCCTCTGGGCCAGAATCAGCAGTCCCTGTCCACCTGTTGATACCACctgaaaaacaatttttttaaacgtATGACCTACTTAGTGAATTAAAAATACACTACAGTTACGTTGTGGTTGGCTGGTTTTAGTGGGTGATAAGATACAAGACCACTAAACATCCAGTGATCAAAGCTCAAGGTGctaaaaagattatatatatatattttttagtatttGTTTACTCACCTTTTTGAAGATGCCATCCATTGAGAGGAGCTGTGTTCTTCCACGACAATTAATCTCAAGTGTATACCTTAGGTGTGGAGCCAAGAGCTGCAATAAGAGAAAAAGTAAAGAAGATCCTTAGCATACAATACATCTAATTTAACCAATGAGAGATATTGAAATAACTGTGATTATCTAACTACACATGCAAATGTATCTTTCCTAAAAAGCATTCCTATAGACTTCCTCTAACCTTATATATAGGGTGAACAGCTGGCAGCTGACGGAGTGTGGCCACACAGATCACTTCTACCATCAAGTGTGTCCGAAGCAGATGTGATAACAACTGAAAGACCTGGAACTCAGCGTGACGAACCCACATCTTAGCCAACAACCAGGCCAGAGGTGGGTCGCTAGGTAGAAATATGGGTGTGTCCTTATCAGGTTTCTGTTCAAGCTGAAAGGAAGGGAGAAGAACAATCAGCAGAATTcatgtttacatgttttttatctttttttttaaaaacagattttcaaGTGATGGAGGTATGAATACATTGAGGAAAATTCTGCTTTATATTCGTCCCAGATCATTATGATAATAAATGCGAGTCAGCAGGTTGTACCTGTATGGCGATGGGAATGAGACCTTTCTCAGGATGCTCATACAGTAAGCAAATAGGGGCAGCTATGTGCTGTGTCTTGTCCCGGATTACATTGGCAGGAATCCCATCCATTATCCCATGATCAACCAGAAATATATTTCCTTTCTTTAGCAGGAGAGACAAAGAAACGTAAATATTAGATCTACTGTTCCAAGAAACCATTGTGTTTATGAAAATAAGCACTAAACTCTCACTTTGAGTTCCTCCTTCAGCGTGGTTGTAGGTATCAGAGAAGACTGCACCATGTCTCCAGTGACAGGGAAGTTTGAGGGCAGCTCTTTGCACCTGGTAATCATACGTGGGTTTGAGCCATTGAGGAACTGGTAACCAAAAAACCAGTCTTCTTTCCAGTGGTTCATGGTGTATTCTGTTCAGAATATTGATCACAaagtcattttattaaatttaataacatttagaaaCATTTGTAAGTAGGTTGATTCtgcaatgattattttaaatcaagccaataaacaaaaatcaatcaacgaacagctaaaacaggtttaaatATTTAACTGCGTCACTGCAACTCTAACCCCTGGGTTACgttctcatttgcatatttatgaggTAAGTAACGTCGAACAAAAATAGCGCCTGATAGAGAGCTACCTCCAGCTGTTTTTAGAACTGCTCACCTGTATGTTGAAATGCCTTTCATggtaattttaaatatgtttattttacaataaacaacGAACAACACAGTCTCCTCTTTACTCCAGATAACGTGTTGCTCATTTTTCTCTCAGACACTAAAACAGCATGTAAAGTTCATGAGACTCACGAGTAGGTAAGtgctttttaatgtattattggtTTTTGTTGTCCAAGAGTTTCTCCAAGAGAGGGCgtaaatgtaaaattgtgacATGACATACATGACTCCTAAACATAGCTGCGTTACATAAACATGTTACAGAATGACATTTTCTAGGAAGAGAGCTTTCTAAGAAATGAAGTGATTTGCATGGAATGCATATTTTGTGGTAACTAAGCTAGGCATTTAGCTAAACAAGTGAAGATTTAGCGATTGTTACCAGCTATAGGGCTTCTTAGCTTCCAGAAGATCCTTTTGAAGTCGTCGAGGTCGTCCCAGGACTTCCCGAACTTGATTGCCAGCTTTTTCAGAGAGAGCTCCAAAAGCCTGAGAAGCCAAACAGTGTACAAATTAATTGAGTTATTAGATGAATGTAATAGTAATTAAATGATGCATAGACAGGGGAACACATCAGCTTATGCATCTTTAAATATCAAGTCACTCTAATATAACAATACTTGCACTGCAAACCCCCATAGAGCATTTTACTCACGCATAGTGAAGGGATCCCACAAAGTCACTGCGCTTCTCGTTGTCAAAGCGAGCGTCCTGGGGCAGATCGGCCTCTGTCTTGGCATCAATGCATTTTGGAATGCCTGGGGCCCATGCAAGCCATCTGATAGGTGAGACACAGAGTTCAACAAGGATTTAGTACATTCTTTACAAAGATAGCAATGTAATGATAAGTTCAGTGTATGGAGTTGCCTTGAAGACCTGTATATTTTTTGCCTCTCCTGAAGCTCTGCGTTTCTGTGAGATATCTCCAGTGGCAAAGTGTCATCGTTGACCTTTTTGGCTATGAGAGAAAAGGAACCGGAGTTGAGGATTTAATCATGTGGATTCATTTTGAACTCAGATTGGTCTTAGTTGTTATTGCATTTGCAGTTCAACATAACTGACCTGTGCCTTCTCTCAGCTCTACCACCACTTTGTCTCCCACTAGCCAACGGTAACAGGGAAAAGTATAGCTGCATCTTTGTCCAGGTACACTGACTTTGACATAACGGCAGAACCAGTTATCCTCCACCCAGTACTTCTGCTTCTCCAGGCGCACCAGTATCAGGGGACCCAAATCAGCAGTGCTTTTAACTGTGTAATCATCCACCTATAAAATGATTGGAATATATCAATATAAGAGAGgtttaaattcattattattagtcAGTATTGCATATTtagattatttcatattttgtacatttagattacatttcgccatcatttaattaaataattgaataacacctttaaatatttaacaaatctcaaaatgagtttttaatattgtgcaTTATAACATGATGTCTAAATTCACTTGTATCatctaaaatgtttgtttatagttGTTAGTGTTTTATCTGAATTTTTTAGACAATAGTTCAAAATAATTAAGTCATTTATCAGTTATTggctattatttaaaaatatacaccaTTATTTTTCTGAACATTATTGGtcaaaattttaatattggtgtgtgtgtgtgtgtgtatgtgtgtgttttactacTACTCTACTTTttaagagagattttttttttcttttttgaaaatgtgattattttcatAGCATTATTATCCATTGtcacatgtaaataaaataaaaagatctcCACTGCTCTAGAGAGAAAAGAGGAAATAATAGTTATGTTTGCTCACCGCTCCTCTGCGAAAGTCTAGGCCTGGATTGTCCAGCACAGTTTTCTCACTCTCTCCTTTCTCTCCAACCAGAGTCACGTATATATAGTTATTGGTTCCTGAATATTCGGAGGTCCCGGTGGCCACTGTCACTTTGTACTCCAtctgcacacatacatatacaattgtatGTAACTGTAGTTTATTGTCTTCagataaatgtacagtatatatatatatatatatatatagataagctctcactggccactttattactgtaggtacacctgttcaattgcttggttacacaaattgctaatcggtcaatcacatggcagcaactcaatggatttaggcatctagatgtggtgaagaagaCTTGAAAACCAGACCGAAacttcaaaccgagcatcagaatggggaaggaaggggatttaagtgactttgaatgtcgAATGCCAGACGGGCTgttctgagtatttcaaaaactgctgatctactgggatttttacACACAgacatctctagggtttacagagaacagtcccaaaaaagagaaaataaccactaagtggcagttgtgtggacaaaaatgccttgttgatgtcagaggtcagaggagattGGGCAGACTAgctagagatgatagaaaggcaacagtatttcaaataaccactcattacaaccaaggcatccagaataccatctctgagcGCACAACAcgttgaaccctgaagcagatgggctacagcaggaGAAGACCACACCTGTTGCCggtcctgtcagctaagaacaggaaacggaggcaacaatttgcacaggctcaccaaaattggacaatagaagattggaaaagtGTTGCCTGTTCTGATGAATCTTGATTTCTgttgcgacattcagatggtagggtcagaatttggtgtgaagaacatgaaagcatggatccatcctgccttgtctcaacggttcagactgggggtggtgtaatggtgtgggggacaCTTGGCATGCTTTGGGCCTCTTAGTACCAACTGAGAATTATTTAaacgccacagcctacctgagtattgttgctgaccatgtccatccctttatgactacagtgtacccattttctgatggctacttccagcaggaaaatgcagcatgtcacaaagctcaaatcatctcagacttatttcttgaacatgacaatgagttcactacTCAAgcggcctccacagtcaccaaaTCTCAGTcaaatagagcagctttgggatgtggtggaacaggagatCCACATCATGAATATGCTATTTAAACCATCTAATAGAGTGTTATAGCACATGTTAATCTGTTGCCTCAAAGTATTGTGCAATCAGTTTCTGTCTGCACTGGATGATTACAAAAGAAAGCAATGTATGGTGGAAGTGAAAGTGGAAAAAAAGTGAGTGCTTGAAGAGGATTTCTTGCATATAAGAATGATCTCCCTTGGGCTTTATCCCCTGTTTTCACAGAATAATAGGTAACCAATAACACGAAACCAAGACACACCTACAG
Protein-coding sequences here:
- the alox12 gene encoding arachidonate 12-lipoxygenase, 12S-type, producing the protein MEYKVTVATGTSEYSGTNNYIYVTLVGEKGESEKTVLDNPGLDFRRGAVDDYTVKSTADLGPLILVRLEKQKYWVEDNWFCRYVKVSVPGQRCSYTFPCYRWLVGDKVVVELREGTAKKVNDDTLPLEISHRNAELQERQKIYRWLAWAPGIPKCIDAKTEADLPQDARFDNEKRSDFVGSLHYALLELSLKKLAIKFGKSWDDLDDFKRIFWKLRSPIAEYTMNHWKEDWFFGYQFLNGSNPRMITRCKELPSNFPVTGDMVQSSLIPTTTLKEELKKGNIFLVDHGIMDGIPANVIRDKTQHIAAPICLLYEHPEKGLIPIAIQLEQKPDKDTPIFLPSDPPLAWLLAKMWVRHAEFQVFQLLSHLLRTHLMVEVICVATLRQLPAVHPIYKLLAPHLRYTLEINCRGRTQLLSMDGIFKKVVSTGGQGLLILAQREYKVLTYRSLQPKLDFLDRGVTKLRDYFYRDHSMMLWNVIQNFVSGIVSLYYKSDSEVEQDSELQAWIHDVAVEGFVDVPHFGLASELKTKEELITLLSVAIFTSTAQHAATNNGQFDWCAWVPNTPCTMRHPPPKDKDAVTMGMIMDTLPDISQSCVQMAITWHLGRAQPDAIPMGQYVEQYFTEPAALRVIDKFRKELKELEEQIIAQNEGLELQYLYLCPSRMENSITI